The following are encoded together in the Culex pipiens pallens isolate TS chromosome 1, TS_CPP_V2, whole genome shotgun sequence genome:
- the LOC120423832 gene encoding endoplasmic reticulum metallopeptidase 1-like: MFQSSTAPNRKVAKGKVLDPDIDYSKVKSVHSISSWWGIGGIAMILLIGNLTSYSNSHLPDALRNSHLASFPNAFIAERAYKDLKILNDFGPKPTGSYANEVLAVDFLLREISYIEQLRNKNQNLQVDKQIVSGGYVGVYMNKSATSVYRNVQNVIVKLAGKNSDQALLLNCHFDSVATSPGASDDLSGCAVMLEILRVMSRQSEINQNSILFLFNGAEETPLQASHGFITKHRWAKEVKAFINLESAGSGGKEMLFQSGPRNPWLIEMYAKAIMYPFAQAAAEEVFQSGVIPSDTDFRVFRDAGGVPGMDFAYTANGYRYHTKYDSIDYIPMAVLQRTGDNILSLTRTMANSDKLGQQGQNREHTVYFDFLGLIFIFYSADTAFMINLSVVLLSIIIPFLSLARLGSTSGSHGRQIRSETMIGFVATFLGAGVGGVVCFLLAYQLDLLGSSMSWYSSTNLVLGVYCCPALLSHCIVHMLCGNVFGSKTTPLSLALKVQARLNGVNLFWGMITLGVTFTGYRTAYIFMILIFFSLLSSTLISMFAVQNSVHKWLFIHMFFQVFALLWSTQFYHMMLNLFIPITGRIGASINPDLIIGVMANFLTLLACSYMTPLLFLLKKVDKLVGELVAITLIAFVLASSTHVGFPYRDDTLRSPSVQRHYITHTLRTFHDYSGGIRKTDSGFLLQELDRNARKTIEGIAMPDNITPMREIPACETELFCAIPFYSIWHQVLFENYWIPGPQPLVHSSVRCLLRRKEQTARHEHKLQLQLQGDHQSALVIGPRAGTTLQGWDIVDELADPIEFNGQRGYFVLIATGSNPGPMNITLQLKHEIANYDGPLVDITVTTTFWEHQKHFTPVFNKLLTRVPSWAHVVPSVAAVNGYTF; the protein is encoded by the exons ATGTTTCAG TCGTCCACCGCGCCGAACCGGAAGGTGGCGAAGGGAAAGGTACTCGATCCGGACATTG ATTATTCAAAGGTGAAAAGCGTGCACAGCATCTCATCCTGGTGGGGAATCGGTGGAATCGCAATG ATTCTTTTGATCGGTAATCTAACCAGCTATAGCAATTCACATTTGCCGGATGCACTGAGAAACTCACATCTCGCTTCCTTCCCAAACGCATTCATCGCCGAACGCGCCTACAAGGACCTCAAAATCTTGAATGATTTTGGTCCCAAACCAACTGGAAGCTACGCAAACGAGGTGTTGGCGGTGGACTTTTTGCTGCGCGAAATATCCTATATTGAACAGCTCAGGAACAAGAATCAAAATCTGCAGGTGGATAAACAAATTGTGTCTGGGGGTTACGTTGGCGTGTACATGAACAAATCGGCAACCAGCGTGTACCGGAATGTACAGAACGTCATCGTTAAGCTGGCCGGCAAGAACTCGGATCAAGCTTTGCTACTTAATTGCCATTTTGATTCGGTAGCTACTAGTCCTGGAGCAAGCGACGACCTGTCAGGATGTGCAGTAATGCTGGAAATATTACGTGTAATGTCTCGTCAATCGGAGATCAATCAAAACTCGATTCTGTTCCTATTCAACGGAGCTGAGGAAACGCCTCTGCAAGCTAGCCACGGATTCATCACTAAGCATCGCTGGGCCAAAGAAGTTAAAGCCTTTATCAACCTCGAGTCGGCAGGTTCCGGAGGCAAAGAAATGCTCTTCCAAAGTGGTCCCCGCAATCCCTGGCTCATCGAGATGTACGCCAAAGCCATCATGTATCCGTTCGCGCAGGCAGCGGCCGAAGAGGTCTTCCAATCTGGCGTTATCCCGTCCGACACGGATTTCAGGGTGTTCCGCGATGCCGGTGGCGTACCCGGAATGGACTTTGCGTACACGGCGAACGGCTACCGCTACCACACCAAGTACGACTCGATCGATTACATCCCAATGGCGGTTCTGCAGCGCACCGGCGACAACATCCTGTCCCTTACCCGCACGATGGCCAACTCGGACAAGCTTGGCCAGCAGGGTCAGAACCGGGAACACACCGTCTACTTCGACTTTCTTGGTCTCATTTTCATCTTTTACTCCGCCGACACCGCGTTCATGATAAACCTGTCGGTTGTTCTGCTCTCCATCATAATCCCGTTCCTGTCGCTGGCCAGGCTAGGATCCACGAGCGGAAGTCACGGCCGGCAGATTCGGTCGGAAACGATGATCGGATTTGTGGCGACTTTCCTCGGAGCCGGAGTTGGTGGGGTTGTATGCTTCCTGCTCGCGTACCAGCTAGATCTGCTGGGCAGTTCAATGTCCTGGTACTCGTCGACGAACTTGGTGCTCGGAGTGTACTGCTGCCCAGCGTTGCTCAGTCACTGTATTGTCCACATGCTGTGCGGGAATGTCTTCGGTAGCAAAACGACCCCCCTCAGTCTGGCCCTGAAGGTGCAGGCCCGTCTCAACGGCGTCAATCTCTTTTGGGGCATGATCACGCTTGGCGTCACCTTCACCGGCTATCGCACTGCGTACATCTTCATGATTCTGATCTTCTTTTCGCTCCTGTCGAGCACGCTGATTTCTATGTTTGCCGTGCAAAACTCCGTCCACAAGTGGCTGTTCATTCACATGTTCTTCCAAGTGTTTGCCCTGCTGTGGAGCACACAGTTCTACCACATGATGCTGAACCTGTTCATTCCGATAACGGGCCGCATCGGGGCCTCGATAAATCCAGATCTGATCATCGGCGTGATGGCCAACTTTCTGACCCTGCTCGCTTGCAGCTACATGACCCCGCTGCTGTTTTTGCTCAAGAAGGTAGACAAGCTGGTGGGCGAGCTGGTGGCCATTACGTTGATCGCGTTCGTCCTGGCCTCGTCAACGCACGTGGGCTTCCCGTACCGGGATGATACGCTGCGGTCCCCGTCCGTTCAGCGGCACTACATCACG CACACACTTCGCACATTCCACGACTACAGCGGCGGCATCCGAAAGACCGATTCAGGCTTCTTGCTACAGGAACTCGACCGCAACGCGAGGAAGACCATCGAGGGCATCGCCATGCCGGACAACATCACACCGATGAGGGAGATTCCCGCCTGCGAGACGGAACTGTTTTGCGCCATTCCGTTCTACTCGATTTGGCACCAGGTGCTGTTCGA AAACTACTGGATTCCGGGACCGCAACCGTTGGTCCACTCTTCCGTGCGGTGTCTGCTTCGTCGCAAGGAGCAAACAGCTCGCCACGAGCACAAACTGCAACTTCAGCTGCAGGGTGACCATCAAAGCGCACTGGTAATCGGACCGCGGGCAGGGACTACGCTGCAGGGTTGGGACATCGTTGATGAACTAGCCGATCCGATCGAGTTTAACGGCCAGCGGGGCTACTTTGTGCTGATAGCTACCGGCAGCAACCCGGGACCGATGAACATTACGCTGCAGCTGAAG CACGAAATCGCCAACTACGACGGCCCGCTGGTGGACATTACCGTCACGACGACCTTCTGGGAGCATCAGAAGCACTTTACGCCGGTGTTCAACAAGCTGCTGACGCGCGTTCCCAGCTGGGCACACGTGGTGCCATCGGTTGCGGCCGTCAACGGGTACACGTTTTAG